In Labilibaculum sp. DW002, one DNA window encodes the following:
- a CDS encoding M16 family metallopeptidase has protein sequence MIEFDKFTLKNGLRVIVHRDETTPMAAVNILYNIGAKDEDPEQTGFAHLFEHLMFGGSVNIPNYDEPLQKVGGDNNAWTNNDVTNYYLTVPKENLETGFWLESDRMLSLAFTEKSLEVQKAVVVEEFKQHYFNQPYGDVWLHLRPLAYKKHPYQWSTIGKCLEHIEDAQLQDVKNFFFHHYAPNNAVLVVSGNAETEEVKRLAEKWFGPIERREIPERKLPAEPKQTEFRSLHLERDVPYDAIYMAFHMGKRMDEDFYIVDLVSDVLSNGQSSRIFQSLVKEKNLFSSIDAYLTGEFEPGLFLISGKLIEGVDMKVAEDAIWEELNKIASQKVDEYELQKVKNKIESSLVFSEISFLNKAMNLATHELLGDANDINKEVEKYQKVNTEDILNKSAEIFRKENCSTLYYHSKK, from the coding sequence ATGATCGAATTTGACAAATTTACACTAAAGAATGGCTTGCGGGTTATTGTCCATCGCGATGAAACCACACCAATGGCTGCTGTTAACATACTATATAATATTGGTGCCAAAGATGAAGATCCTGAGCAAACTGGCTTTGCTCACCTTTTCGAGCACCTTATGTTTGGTGGATCAGTTAATATCCCAAATTACGACGAGCCTCTTCAAAAAGTAGGTGGCGACAATAATGCCTGGACCAATAACGATGTTACAAACTACTACCTAACGGTTCCTAAAGAAAATCTTGAAACAGGTTTTTGGCTTGAATCTGACAGAATGCTAAGTTTAGCTTTTACAGAAAAGAGCTTGGAAGTACAAAAAGCAGTAGTTGTAGAAGAATTCAAACAGCATTATTTCAATCAACCTTATGGTGATGTTTGGTTACATTTGAGACCTCTGGCTTATAAAAAACACCCATACCAATGGTCTACTATTGGGAAATGCCTTGAGCATATTGAAGATGCGCAGTTGCAAGATGTAAAGAATTTTTTCTTTCACCATTATGCACCAAACAATGCTGTACTAGTTGTTTCGGGAAATGCTGAGACTGAAGAAGTCAAACGTCTTGCCGAAAAATGGTTTGGTCCAATAGAACGCAGAGAAATACCTGAACGCAAACTACCTGCTGAACCCAAACAAACTGAATTTCGTTCATTACATCTCGAAAGAGATGTACCTTACGATGCTATTTATATGGCATTCCATATGGGAAAAAGAATGGATGAAGACTTCTACATTGTGGATTTGGTCTCTGATGTCTTATCGAATGGACAATCGTCAAGAATCTTTCAATCATTAGTTAAGGAAAAAAACCTATTTTCTTCTATTGACGCATACCTTACTGGAGAATTTGAACCTGGTTTATTTCTCATTTCAGGAAAATTGATTGAAGGAGTGGATATGAAAGTTGCTGAGGATGCTATTTGGGAAGAGCTGAATAAAATAGCAAGCCAAAAGGTTGATGAATATGAGTTACAGAAGGTGAAAAACAAGATTGAATCATCACTGGTTTTCTCTGAAATTAGCTTCTTAAACAAAGCTATGAATTTGGCAACTCACGAACTATTGGGTGATGCCAATGACATTAATAAGGAAGTAGAAAAATATCAGAAAGTGAATACTGAGGATATTTTAAATAAATCGGCAGAAATCTTTAGAAAAGAAAATTGCTCAACATTATACTATCACTCTAAAAAATAG
- a CDS encoding M16 family metallopeptidase, with product MENIYRNIAPEFKTIDSIEILPSKKHILSNNIPVHIIDGGSQEVVKIEFVFDAGIWQQDKPLVATLANTMMNEGTSSLNASEIAEKFDFLGAYIGFSTAKHDASVSLYSLKKHLSETLKVTEDLIKNSIFPEKEFNTILTNKKQQFQIEHQKTNVLAKEKFNELIYGKEHPYTNTFSISEFDTICIDDVKNFHKKQYTASNCHIIVAGKVDEAVLNQIEDLFGANKWPQENKSDLFNYEIKESEQKSAFVCKDDAVQSTIRIGRKLFTKSHPDYTGMQLLNLILGGYFGSRLMQNIREDKGYTYGINSIMISHLTAGHLTIVTEVGSEVCKPAISEIFKEIARLREELVSEEELTLVKNYISGEMLRNLDSPFALSDSLKGNLPFGLDNTYYIQFIKDLKAVKASEIKDLANKYLQTEDLYLIVSGPKECEEAIIDRK from the coding sequence ATGGAAAATATATACCGAAATATAGCTCCGGAATTCAAGACGATTGATAGCATTGAAATATTGCCATCAAAGAAACATATCCTGAGCAACAACATCCCTGTTCATATAATTGATGGTGGAAGTCAGGAAGTAGTAAAAATTGAATTTGTTTTTGATGCTGGAATATGGCAACAAGATAAACCTCTTGTTGCAACTCTTGCAAACACAATGATGAATGAAGGAACGAGTTCTTTAAATGCATCAGAAATTGCGGAAAAATTCGATTTCCTAGGTGCTTACATTGGTTTTTCTACCGCCAAACATGATGCGAGTGTTAGCTTGTATTCCTTAAAGAAGCATCTATCTGAAACCCTTAAAGTAACGGAAGATCTTATTAAGAATTCTATTTTTCCAGAAAAGGAGTTCAATACCATATTGACCAATAAAAAACAGCAATTCCAAATTGAACATCAGAAAACAAATGTTTTAGCAAAGGAAAAGTTTAACGAATTGATTTACGGTAAAGAACATCCTTATACCAATACCTTTTCAATAAGCGAGTTTGATACTATTTGCATTGATGATGTTAAGAACTTTCACAAAAAACAATACACAGCAAGCAATTGTCATATCATTGTTGCGGGTAAAGTTGATGAAGCAGTCTTAAATCAAATTGAAGACTTATTTGGTGCTAACAAATGGCCACAAGAAAACAAATCTGATCTTTTCAATTATGAAATAAAGGAATCAGAGCAGAAATCTGCCTTTGTTTGCAAAGATGATGCTGTTCAATCAACAATTCGAATTGGACGAAAACTATTCACAAAAAGCCATCCTGACTATACAGGAATGCAGTTACTTAATCTTATTTTAGGTGGCTATTTTGGCTCCCGATTAATGCAAAACATCAGAGAAGACAAAGGCTATACATATGGGATCAACTCCATAATGATTTCACACCTTACTGCAGGTCATTTAACTATAGTAACTGAAGTTGGATCTGAAGTTTGTAAGCCTGCCATTTCTGAAATTTTCAAAGAAATCGCTCGACTAAGAGAAGAATTGGTTTCTGAAGAAGAATTGACTTTGGTGAAGAATTATATTTCTGGTGAAATGCTTCGAAACTTAGATAGTCCTTTTGCCTTATCGGATAGTCTAAAAGGAAACTTACCATTCGGCTTGGACAACACCTATTACATTCAATTCATAAAAGATTTAAAAGCAGTTAAGGCTTCAGAAATAAAAGACTTAG